In Flagellatimonas centrodinii, a single window of DNA contains:
- a CDS encoding deoxyguanosinetriphosphate triphosphohydrolase — translation MMELAAYAARPQASRGRRHSEPPATPRTEYQRDRDRIIHSSAFRRLEYKTQVFVNHEGDLFRTRLTHSLEVAQIARTLARTLSLNEDLCEAISLAHDLGHTPFGHAGQDALNACMRDFGGFEHNAQSLRVVDVLEDKYAEFQGLNLTFETREGILKHCSAARARTLGDVGERFLARTQPGCEAQLANLADEIAYHNHDMDDGVRAGLLTLPQLRDVPLFRRHHDAVLARYPTLTPRQERHETIRRIVNTLVVDLTAHSAARLEGIDSADAVRAQNKPLISFSAEIAEDNRILKRFLMDHLYRHPQVYRMMHKAQRVIRALFDAFMGDIRLLPPQFHAHAQQAGDDADRARVVADYIAGMTDRYALDEHERIFDLRRLR, via the coding sequence ATGATGGAACTGGCCGCCTATGCCGCGCGGCCGCAGGCCAGTCGCGGCCGCCGACATTCCGAGCCGCCCGCCACCCCGCGCACCGAATACCAGCGAGACCGGGATCGGATCATCCACTCCTCCGCTTTCCGGCGTCTGGAGTACAAGACCCAGGTCTTCGTCAATCACGAGGGCGACCTGTTTCGCACCCGCCTCACACATTCACTCGAAGTGGCGCAGATCGCCCGGACCCTGGCGCGCACGCTGAGCCTCAACGAAGACCTCTGCGAGGCCATCTCACTGGCCCATGACCTCGGGCACACGCCGTTCGGCCACGCCGGTCAGGACGCGCTCAACGCCTGTATGCGGGACTTTGGCGGTTTCGAGCACAACGCCCAGAGTCTGCGGGTGGTCGACGTGCTGGAAGACAAGTACGCCGAATTTCAGGGCCTGAATCTCACCTTCGAGACCCGCGAGGGCATCCTCAAGCATTGCTCCGCCGCACGGGCCCGCACGCTCGGGGATGTCGGCGAACGCTTTCTCGCCCGCACCCAACCCGGCTGTGAGGCGCAACTGGCCAACCTGGCCGACGAGATCGCGTATCACAACCACGACATGGATGACGGTGTCCGCGCCGGCCTGCTGACCTTGCCGCAGCTGCGCGATGTGCCCCTGTTCCGCCGGCATCACGATGCGGTGCTGGCGCGGTACCCGACGCTGACCCCGCGGCAGGAACGCCACGAAACCATCCGCCGCATCGTCAACACCCTGGTGGTCGATCTCACCGCCCACTCGGCGGCGCGGCTCGAGGGCATTGATTCGGCTGATGCGGTTCGCGCGCAGAACAAACCGTTAATCTCTTTTTCGGCGGAAATCGCCGAAGATAACCGGATATTGAAGCGTTTTCTGATGGATCACCTGTACCGTCATCCGCAGGTCTACCGGATGATGCACAAGGCCCAGCGGGTGATCCGCGCGCTGTTCGATGCCTTCATGGGCGATATCCGGCTGTTGCCACCGCAGTTTCATGCCCATGCCCAGCAGGCGGGCGACGACGCGGACCGGGCGCGGGTGGTGGCGGACTACATTGCGGGGATGACCGACCGCTATGCCTTGGATGAGCACGAACGGATCTTTGACCTCCGTCGATTGCGCTGA
- a CDS encoding MFS transporter encodes MRTASAFSLLRQRRFGFFFWTQTLGAFNDNVFKNAVVILITFGIAGVGADQANLYVNLAAGLFILPFFLFSATAGQVAEKYEKARLIRGIKALEIGIMLLGALALWQQSLPLLLGVLFLMGSQSALFGPVKYAILPQHLDEAELIGGNAWVEAATFLSILIGTLVGGWLIAQQGGGTWVALVLVTVAALGYLTARGIPRALPTAPDLRINWNPLTETVRNLAFLRRERTVFLSVLGISWFWFFGALFLSQLPNYTKLHLGGDETVVTLLLAVFSLGIGAGSLLCERLSGRQVEIGLVPLGSIGLTVFGIDLFLAAPGLAAAQGLDATAFLGQAANHRVLWDLGLMGLSGGLFIVPLYALVQTRAAPAHRSRVIAGNNILNALFMVAAALTAVVLLQAGLSIPQLFLVATLMNAAVAVFIYSLVPEFLMRFLVWMLINSLYRIRRQGLAHIPDTGPALIVCNHVSFVDALILGGNIRRPVRFVMYHKIFRIPVLNFIFCTARAIPIAPAKEDPELMERAFGEIAAALAAGDVVGIFPEGALTADGDIATFRSGVERIITASPVPVIPMALQGLWGSLFSRRDSFLGRSRLPRRFWSRIGMVAAPPVPPEQVSAAGLEAQVRALRGDWA; translated from the coding sequence ATGCGTACTGCCTCCGCGTTCAGCCTGCTGCGCCAGCGCCGCTTCGGCTTCTTTTTCTGGACGCAGACCCTCGGTGCGTTCAACGACAACGTGTTCAAGAATGCGGTGGTGATCCTCATCACCTTCGGTATCGCCGGCGTCGGCGCCGACCAGGCCAACCTCTACGTCAATCTTGCTGCCGGGCTGTTCATCCTGCCGTTCTTCCTGTTCTCCGCCACCGCCGGCCAGGTGGCTGAAAAATATGAGAAAGCGCGCCTGATCCGGGGCATCAAGGCACTTGAGATCGGCATCATGCTGCTGGGCGCGCTGGCGCTGTGGCAACAGAGTCTGCCGCTGCTGCTGGGTGTGCTGTTCCTGATGGGCAGCCAGTCGGCGCTGTTCGGGCCGGTGAAGTACGCGATCCTGCCGCAACACCTGGACGAGGCCGAACTGATCGGCGGCAACGCCTGGGTCGAGGCCGCCACGTTTCTGTCGATCCTGATCGGCACCCTGGTCGGCGGATGGCTGATCGCCCAGCAGGGTGGCGGCACCTGGGTGGCATTGGTGCTGGTGACGGTCGCGGCGCTCGGCTACCTCACCGCCCGCGGTATTCCGCGCGCCCTGCCCACCGCACCGGACCTGCGCATCAACTGGAACCCGCTGACCGAGACGGTCCGCAACCTGGCTTTCCTGCGGCGGGAGCGCACCGTATTCCTGTCGGTGCTGGGCATTTCCTGGTTCTGGTTCTTCGGCGCCCTGTTCCTGTCACAGCTGCCGAACTACACCAAGCTGCACCTGGGCGGCGACGAGACCGTGGTGACGCTGCTGCTGGCGGTGTTCTCGCTGGGTATCGGCGCCGGCTCGCTGCTGTGCGAGCGGCTGTCCGGGCGCCAGGTGGAGATCGGCCTGGTGCCGCTGGGCTCGATCGGACTGACGGTGTTCGGCATCGACCTGTTTCTGGCCGCGCCCGGCCTTGCCGCCGCACAGGGGCTGGATGCCACAGCGTTTCTGGGCCAGGCGGCGAACCACCGGGTGCTGTGGGACCTCGGCCTGATGGGCCTGTCGGGCGGCCTGTTCATCGTGCCGCTCTACGCGCTGGTGCAGACCCGCGCAGCGCCCGCCCATCGCTCTCGCGTCATCGCCGGCAACAACATCCTCAACGCGCTGTTCATGGTGGCGGCGGCGCTGACCGCGGTGGTGTTGCTGCAGGCCGGGCTCAGCATCCCGCAGCTATTCCTGGTGGCCACGCTGATGAATGCCGCGGTGGCGGTGTTCATCTACAGCCTGGTGCCCGAGTTCCTGATGCGGTTCCTGGTGTGGATGCTGATCAACAGCCTCTACCGGATTCGCCGCCAGGGCCTGGCGCACATCCCCGACACCGGGCCGGCGCTGATCGTCTGCAACCATGTCAGCTTTGTCGACGCGCTGATCCTCGGCGGCAACATCCGGCGGCCGGTACGCTTCGTGATGTACCACAAGATCTTTCGCATTCCGGTGCTCAACTTCATCTTCTGCACCGCCCGCGCCATTCCCATCGCGCCCGCCAAGGAGGACCCCGAGCTGATGGAGCGCGCCTTCGGCGAGATCGCAGCGGCGCTGGCCGCCGGCGATGTGGTGGGGATCTTTCCGGAGGGCGCGCTGACCGCCGATGGCGACATCGCCACCTTCCGTAGCGGGGTTGAACGGATCATCACCGCCAGCCCGGTGCCGGTGATCCCGATGGCTCTGCAGGGGCTGTGGGGCAGCCTGTTCAGCCGTCGTGACAGTTTCCTCGGCCGCTCGCGACTGCCGCGGCGCTTCTGGTCCCGCATCGGCATGGTGGCGGCGCCGCCGGTGCCGCCGGAACAGGTCAGCGCCGCCGGTCTGGAGGCGCAGGTGCGGGCGCTCCGCGGCGACTGGGCGTAG
- the aroK gene encoding shikimate kinase AroK has protein sequence MNPPVPTPTRLFLVGPMGAGKTTVGRRLADLRGLRFIDSDHEIQQRTGVDIPYIFEREGEAGFRQREAQIIDELTQLDGIVLATGGGAVLDPDNRRALHERGCVIYLHASVGQQLHRTSRSDNRPLLRTGEPPRAILSRLFQQRDPLYREIAHVVVATDGRNARSLVREIERSLVAAETT, from the coding sequence ATGAACCCGCCGGTACCCACCCCCACGCGCCTGTTTCTGGTCGGCCCCATGGGGGCGGGCAAGACGACGGTCGGTCGCCGTCTGGCCGATCTGCGGGGGCTGCGGTTCATCGACTCCGATCATGAAATCCAGCAGCGCACTGGCGTCGATATCCCGTATATCTTCGAGCGCGAAGGGGAGGCCGGATTCCGCCAGCGCGAAGCGCAGATCATCGACGAGTTGACCCAACTCGACGGCATCGTTCTGGCCACCGGCGGCGGCGCCGTGCTCGACCCCGACAACCGCCGGGCGCTGCACGAGCGCGGCTGCGTCATCTACCTGCATGCGTCGGTCGGGCAGCAACTGCATCGCACCTCACGGAGTGACAACCGGCCGCTGCTGCGCACGGGCGAGCCGCCACGCGCCATACTGTCGCGCCTGTTCCAGCAACGCGATCCGCTGTATCGCGAGATCGCCCACGTCGTGGTGGCCACCGATGGCCGCAACGCCCGATCGCTGGTTCGCGAAATCGAACGGTCACTGGTGGCCGCGGAAACGACATGA
- the aroB gene encoding 3-dehydroquinate synthase, giving the protein MKRELMVELAERRYPIRIGPGQLGDVDSYRAIKDRPRFLLTDETVAGLYLAPLRAALPVADDALLVLPPGEAAKSWDNAERLLDLMLARRVPRDGVLIALGGGVVGDLAGFCAAVYQRGIDFLQIPTTLLAQVDSSVGGKTAVNHSRGKNMIGAFHQPQAVVADTDTLKTLPRRELLAGMAEVIKYGLLGDAAFFSWLEHHLDALLALDPETTAHTIEHCCAMKARIVVEDEREAVGGGVRALLNLGHTFGHAIETYTGYTEWLHGEAVATGMVMAADLSARQGWLPAVDAERARALIARAGLPVRPPPGMTPADFVDLMGHDKKVAGGQLRLVLLRSMGMATLTADFATERLHETLAAFTT; this is encoded by the coding sequence ATGAAACGAGAATTGATGGTGGAGTTGGCGGAGCGCCGCTACCCGATACGGATCGGCCCCGGACAATTGGGCGACGTCGACAGTTACCGCGCGATCAAGGACCGTCCCCGCTTTCTGCTGACCGACGAGACAGTGGCCGGGCTGTATCTCGCACCGCTGCGGGCCGCGTTGCCGGTCGCCGATGATGCGCTGCTGGTTCTGCCGCCGGGCGAAGCCGCGAAGAGCTGGGACAATGCCGAGCGCCTGCTGGACCTGATGCTGGCGCGCCGAGTGCCCCGCGACGGGGTGCTGATCGCGCTCGGTGGTGGGGTGGTCGGAGACCTCGCGGGCTTCTGTGCGGCGGTCTACCAGCGGGGCATCGACTTTCTGCAGATTCCCACCACGCTGTTGGCGCAGGTCGACTCTTCGGTCGGTGGCAAGACCGCAGTGAATCATTCACGCGGCAAGAACATGATTGGTGCCTTTCACCAGCCGCAGGCTGTGGTGGCCGATACCGACACCCTGAAGACGCTGCCGCGGCGCGAGTTGTTGGCGGGCATGGCCGAGGTGATCAAGTACGGCCTGCTCGGCGATGCCGCCTTCTTCAGCTGGCTGGAGCATCATCTCGACGCGCTGTTGGCGCTTGACCCGGAGACCACCGCGCATACCATCGAGCACTGTTGTGCGATGAAGGCCCGAATCGTGGTTGAGGACGAACGGGAAGCGGTTGGGGGCGGGGTGCGCGCCCTGCTCAATCTCGGGCACACCTTTGGCCATGCCATCGAAACCTACACCGGCTACACCGAATGGCTGCATGGCGAAGCGGTTGCCACCGGTATGGTGATGGCGGCCGACCTGTCAGCCCGACAGGGTTGGCTGCCCGCCGTCGATGCCGAGCGGGCACGCGCCCTGATTGCGCGTGCCGGGCTGCCGGTGCGGCCCCCGCCGGGCATGACCCCGGCCGATTTCGTCGACCTCATGGGTCATGACAAAAAGGTGGCGGGCGGACAGTTGCGGTTGGTGCTGCTGCGGTCCATGGGTATGGCCACGCTGACCGCTGATTTCGCCACCGAGCGGCTACACGAGACCCTGGCGGCCTTCACCACATGA
- the gltB gene encoding glutamate synthase large subunit, translating to MVTEQGLYRPEFERDSCGFGLIAQMDDQASHALVQSAITALQRMTHRGAIAADGKTGDGCGLLMKKPDAFLRRVAGEAGITLGNLPYCAGNIFLSQDEKTAARARAVLAEALAVQGLTLQGWRVLPTDNSALGEEALRNIPRFEQVFITSPAQLPKLVFELKLFKARRAAEKRLEAEGDDAFYITSLSCRVLVYKGLVMPEYLPTFYRDLQAEDLATAICVFHQRFSTNTLPKWHLCHPFRYLAHNGEINTISGNRQWAQARARKYECKDLPDISEIAPLVNMRGSDSQSLDNMLEVLLAGGMDLFAAMRALIPPAWQNVENLDPDVRAFFEYNSLQMEPWDGPAGVVITDGRYAVCATDRNGLRPARYVITRDRTIVLASEIGVSDYAPEDVVEKGRLRPGQMLAIDTDSGELLRPADIDGMLASRHPYKQWLKKKLRRLESSLSDDPNSLDRLQPADIAVYQKMFALTNEERTEVVRVLAESGQETIGSMGDDTPFAALSRQIRSPYDYFRQVFAQVTNPPIDPLREQIVMSLECSLGAESGMFEETPERAARLLVDSPVLSESKFRSLLADPIYGHEVLDLHYDPSLGLDAAIRALGDLAVAAVRDRGAVILVLSDRQLTKGRLPIHALLATGAVHSRLIAEGVRCDCNIVVETATARDPHQFACLIGYGASVIYPYLAYATLYDMRARGEISVEKDEAALGQSYRKGINKGLYKIISKMGISTISSYRGSQLFEAVGLHSEVVELCFAGTVNRIQGARFQDLEAEQALLAKAAWNPRRSADQGGLMKFVYDGEYHAYNPDVIRTLHDAVQSGEYSDYEKFAALVNHRPVTAFRDLFTLKDATPIPLEEVEPIESILKRFDSAGMSLGALSPEAHEALAIAMNRLGGRSNSGEGGEDPVRYGTERTSKIKQVASGRFGVTPAYLASAEVLQIKVAQGAKPGEGGQLPGDKVNEMIATLRYAKPGVALISPPPHHDIYSIEDLAQLIFDLKQVNPAALVSVKLVSGPGVGTIAAGVAKAYADLITISGYDGGTGASPITSVKYAGTPWELGLSETHQTLRMNGLREKVRVQTDGGLKTGLDVIKAAILGAESFGFGTAPMVALGCKYLRICHLNNCATGVATQNKVLRLKHFIGLPEMVMNYFRFVAEETRQLMAQLGVRTLAELIGRSELLAIQPGTTDKQRALDLSPILASAGMVLPSGHFCTGPNHPFDKAELAETMVRDALTAIEQKTGGVFSYTVTNRDRSIGARLSGEIAKRHGNLGMSDSPITLRLNGTAGQSFGVWNAGGLHLELEGEANDYVGKGMAGGRIVIKPPQGSRFKTTEAAIIGNTCLYGATGGTLFAAGTAGERFAVRNSGATAVVEGVGDHGCEYMTGGVVVVLGDVGVNFGAGMTGGFAYVLDESRGFVDRYNHELIDIHRVVAESMEGHQHFLRGLIRNYVAATGSEWGQHILDDFRDFVGRFWLVKPKAAEINSLIHAVKAAA from the coding sequence ATGGTGACCGAACAGGGCCTCTATCGGCCGGAATTTGAACGTGACAGCTGCGGTTTCGGGCTGATCGCGCAAATGGATGACCAGGCGAGTCATGCCTTGGTGCAGTCCGCGATCACCGCGCTGCAGCGCATGACCCACCGTGGCGCCATTGCGGCCGACGGCAAGACCGGTGACGGCTGCGGCCTGTTGATGAAGAAACCCGACGCCTTTTTGCGGCGGGTGGCGGGCGAGGCCGGCATCACGCTCGGCAACCTGCCCTACTGCGCCGGCAACATCTTCCTGTCGCAGGACGAGAAGACGGCGGCGCGCGCGCGCGCCGTGCTGGCCGAAGCCCTGGCCGTGCAGGGGCTCACCCTGCAGGGTTGGCGCGTGCTGCCGACCGACAACAGCGCGCTGGGGGAAGAAGCCCTGCGCAACATCCCGCGTTTCGAGCAGGTGTTCATCACCTCGCCGGCGCAGCTGCCCAAGCTGGTGTTTGAGCTGAAGCTGTTCAAGGCCCGTCGTGCCGCCGAGAAGCGTCTGGAAGCCGAAGGCGACGATGCCTTCTACATCACTTCGCTGTCCTGCCGGGTGCTGGTCTACAAGGGCCTGGTGATGCCCGAGTATCTGCCGACCTTCTACCGCGACCTGCAGGCCGAAGACCTGGCAACCGCCATCTGCGTGTTCCACCAGCGTTTCTCCACCAACACGCTGCCGAAGTGGCACCTCTGCCACCCGTTCCGCTACCTGGCGCACAACGGCGAGATCAACACCATCTCCGGCAACCGGCAGTGGGCGCAGGCCCGTGCCCGCAAGTACGAGTGCAAGGACCTGCCCGATATCAGCGAGATCGCGCCGCTGGTCAACATGCGCGGGTCCGACTCGCAGAGCCTCGACAACATGCTGGAAGTGCTGCTCGCCGGCGGCATGGACCTGTTCGCCGCGATGCGAGCGCTGATCCCGCCCGCCTGGCAGAACGTCGAAAACCTCGACCCTGATGTCCGCGCCTTCTTCGAATACAACTCGTTGCAGATGGAGCCCTGGGATGGCCCCGCTGGCGTGGTGATCACCGACGGGCGCTACGCTGTCTGCGCCACCGACCGCAACGGCCTGCGCCCGGCGCGCTATGTCATCACCCGTGACCGCACCATCGTGCTGGCCTCCGAGATCGGCGTGTCCGATTACGCACCCGAAGATGTGGTCGAGAAGGGGCGTCTGCGCCCCGGCCAGATGCTCGCCATCGACACCGACTCCGGCGAACTGCTGCGGCCGGCCGACATCGACGGCATGCTCGCCTCGCGGCATCCCTACAAGCAGTGGCTGAAGAAGAAGCTGCGGCGGCTGGAATCCAGCCTGTCGGACGACCCGAACTCGCTCGACCGCCTGCAGCCGGCCGATATCGCCGTCTATCAGAAGATGTTTGCCCTCACCAACGAGGAGCGGACCGAAGTGGTGCGGGTGCTGGCCGAAAGCGGTCAGGAGACGATCGGCAGCATGGGCGACGACACCCCCTTTGCCGCCCTGTCGCGGCAGATCCGCTCGCCCTACGACTACTTCCGCCAGGTCTTCGCGCAGGTCACCAACCCGCCGATCGACCCGCTGCGCGAACAGATCGTGATGAGCCTGGAGTGCTCGCTCGGCGCCGAGTCGGGCATGTTCGAGGAAACCCCCGAGCGCGCCGCGCGCCTGCTGGTGGACTCGCCGGTGCTGTCCGAGAGCAAGTTCCGCTCGCTGCTGGCCGACCCCATCTACGGCCACGAAGTGCTGGATCTGCACTATGACCCCAGCCTTGGCCTCGATGCCGCCATCCGCGCGCTGGGTGACCTCGCGGTCGCTGCCGTACGGGATCGCGGTGCGGTCATCCTGGTGCTGTCCGACCGCCAGCTGACGAAGGGTCGATTGCCGATCCATGCGCTGCTGGCCACCGGCGCGGTGCACAGCCGACTGATCGCCGAAGGCGTGCGCTGCGACTGCAACATCGTGGTGGAAACCGCCACCGCCCGCGACCCGCACCAGTTCGCCTGCCTCATCGGCTACGGCGCCAGCGTGATCTATCCCTATCTCGCCTACGCCACGCTTTACGACATGCGCGCGCGCGGCGAGATCAGTGTCGAGAAGGACGAGGCGGCGCTCGGGCAGTCCTACCGCAAGGGCATCAACAAGGGCCTCTACAAGATCATCTCGAAGATGGGGATCTCCACCATCTCCAGCTACCGTGGCTCGCAGTTGTTTGAAGCGGTCGGGCTGCACAGCGAGGTGGTGGAGCTGTGCTTCGCCGGCACCGTCAACCGTATCCAGGGTGCCCGCTTCCAGGACCTCGAAGCCGAACAGGCACTGCTCGCCAAGGCGGCGTGGAACCCCCGTCGTAGCGCCGACCAGGGCGGCCTGATGAAGTTCGTCTACGACGGCGAATATCACGCCTACAACCCGGATGTCATCCGCACCCTCCACGATGCCGTGCAGAGTGGCGAGTACAGCGACTACGAGAAGTTTGCCGCGCTGGTCAATCACCGGCCGGTTACCGCGTTCCGCGACCTGTTCACGCTGAAGGACGCGACGCCGATCCCGCTGGAGGAAGTCGAACCGATCGAATCGATCCTCAAGCGCTTCGATTCGGCCGGCATGTCGCTGGGCGCGTTGTCGCCGGAAGCCCACGAGGCGCTGGCGATCGCCATGAACCGGCTCGGCGGCCGCTCCAATTCCGGCGAAGGCGGCGAAGACCCGGTGCGTTACGGCACCGAGCGCACCTCCAAGATCAAGCAGGTGGCCTCCGGCCGTTTCGGCGTGACTCCGGCGTATCTGGCCAGCGCCGAGGTGCTGCAGATCAAGGTGGCCCAGGGCGCCAAGCCCGGTGAGGGTGGCCAGCTGCCGGGCGACAAGGTCAACGAGATGATCGCCACCCTGCGCTACGCCAAGCCCGGCGTGGCGCTGATCTCGCCGCCGCCGCATCACGATATCTACTCGATCGAGGATCTGGCGCAGCTGATCTTCGACCTCAAGCAGGTCAATCCGGCCGCGTTGGTGTCGGTGAAGCTGGTGTCCGGCCCGGGTGTCGGCACCATTGCCGCCGGCGTGGCCAAGGCCTATGCCGACCTCATCACCATCTCCGGCTATGACGGTGGTACCGGTGCCAGCCCCATCACCTCGGTGAAGTACGCCGGCACGCCGTGGGAGCTCGGGCTCTCCGAAACCCACCAGACGCTGCGCATGAACGGCCTGCGGGAAAAGGTGCGGGTGCAGACCGACGGCGGGCTCAAGACCGGGCTTGATGTCATCAAGGCCGCCATCCTCGGCGCCGAGAGCTTCGGCTTCGGCACCGCGCCCATGGTGGCCCTGGGCTGCAAGTACCTGCGCATCTGCCACCTCAACAACTGCGCCACCGGCGTCGCCACCCAGAACAAGGTGCTGCGTCTCAAGCACTTCATCGGCCTGCCGGAAATGGTGATGAACTATTTCCGCTTCGTCGCCGAGGAAACCCGCCAGCTGATGGCGCAGTTGGGCGTACGCACGCTGGCCGAGCTGATCGGGCGATCCGAGCTGCTGGCGATCCAGCCGGGCACCACCGACAAGCAGCGTGCACTCGACCTGTCGCCGATCCTCGCGTCGGCCGGCATGGTGTTGCCATCCGGCCACTTCTGTACCGGTCCCAATCATCCGTTCGACAAGGCCGAGCTGGCCGAGACCATGGTGCGCGACGCGCTCACCGCCATCGAACAGAAGACCGGTGGCGTGTTCAGCTACACCGTGACCAATCGCGATCGGTCGATCGGCGCGCGCCTGTCCGGCGAGATCGCCAAGCGCCACGGCAACCTCGGCATGAGCGATTCGCCCATCACGCTCAGGCTGAACGGCACCGCCGGCCAGAGCTTCGGTGTCTGGAATGCCGGCGGTCTGCATCTGGAGCTGGAAGGCGAAGCCAATGACTATGTCGGCAAGGGCATGGCCGGCGGTCGCATCGTCATCAAGCCGCCGCAGGGTTCGCGGTTCAAGACCACCGAGGCCGCCATCATCGGCAATACCTGCCTGTATGGCGCCACCGGCGGTACCCTGTTCGCCGCCGGCACCGCTGGCGAACGCTTCGCCGTACGCAACTCCGGCGCTACGGCGGTGGTTGAAGGCGTGGGCGACCACGGCTGCGAATACATGACCGGCGGCGTGGTCGTGGTACTGGGGGATGTCGGCGTCAACTTCGGTGCCGGCATGACCGGCGGGTTTGCTTATGTCCTCGACGAGAGCCGTGGCTTCGTCGACCGCTACAACCATGAACTCATCGACATTCATCGGGTCGTAGCCGAAAGCATGGAAGGCCATCAGCACTTCCTGCGCGGGCTGATCCGCAACTACGTGGCGGCCACCGGCAGCGAATGGGGCCAGCACATCCTCGATGATTTCCGCGATTTCGTCGGGCGCTTCTGGCTGGTCAAGCCGAAGGCCGCTGAAATCAATTCGCTGATCCACGCCGTCAAGGCCGCGGCGTAA